The Pseudanabaena galeata CCNP1313 genome includes a region encoding these proteins:
- a CDS encoding SDR family oxidoreductase produces the protein MQNKVVVVVGATGGIGSALVPKLASAGAKLVLVARDVAKLEALVNNLEDDYDIEAIAVPTDITKYEQVEGMVQQAIAQFGQIDVLVNAAGAGVMKQFLRIEPQELDQMLDLNLKGNFYTSQAVANVMKDRKIGHICNVIGILGKHPMAMAAAYCASKFGAIGFSKCMADELRRLGIKVTLFYFGGIDSPFWDNVSLKVDRSKMLTTETAANAIMFALSADPQAVPMEINIQPESHLFI, from the coding sequence ATGCAAAATAAAGTTGTTGTCGTTGTCGGTGCAACAGGCGGAATTGGTTCGGCGCTTGTCCCAAAATTAGCATCAGCAGGCGCGAAGTTAGTTCTTGTAGCAAGAGATGTCGCCAAGTTGGAAGCACTAGTCAACAATCTCGAAGATGACTATGATATCGAGGCGATCGCAGTTCCTACTGACATTACTAAATATGAGCAAGTTGAAGGAATGGTGCAGCAGGCGATCGCGCAGTTTGGACAGATTGATGTCCTAGTAAATGCCGCAGGTGCAGGCGTGATGAAGCAATTTCTGCGTATTGAACCGCAAGAACTCGATCAAATGCTTGACCTCAATCTCAAGGGCAATTTTTATACCAGTCAAGCGGTAGCAAATGTCATGAAAGATCGCAAGATTGGACATATCTGTAATGTCATTGGTATTCTTGGCAAACATCCGATGGCGATGGCGGCAGCTTATTGTGCATCAAAATTTGGGGCGATCGGATTTAGTAAATGTATGGCTGATGAACTTCGCCGTTTGGGGATTAAGGTAACTCTATTCTATTTCGGAGGAATTGATTCGCCATTTTGGGATAATGTCAGCCTGAAGGTAGATCGCAGCAAAATGCTAACAACTGAGACAGCCGCAAATGCAATTATGTTTGCTCTCTCTGCTGATCCACAAGCAGTTCCGATGGAAATCAATATTCAACCTGAAAGTCATTTGTTCATTTAA